A section of the Alkalihalobacillus sp. LMS39 genome encodes:
- the rpsP gene encoding 30S ribosomal protein S16 → MAVKIRLKRMGSKKAPFYRVVVADSRAPRDGRFIEEIGTYNPIAQPAKVEIKEDRALEWLQKGAKPSDTVRNLFSKEGLMEKHHNAKNEK, encoded by the coding sequence ATGGCAGTTAAAATTCGTTTAAAACGTATGGGTTCTAAAAAGGCCCCATTTTATCGTGTAGTAGTAGCAGATTCTCGCGCACCGCGTGATGGTCGATTTATTGAGGAAATTGGAACATACAATCCAATTGCACAACCTGCAAAAGTTGAGATTAAAGAAGACCGTGCGCTTGAGTGGTTACAAAAAGGTGCAAAGCCATCTGATACAGTTCGTAACCTTTTCTCTAAAGAAGGGTTAATGGAGAAGCATCACAACGCAAAAAACGAAAAGTAA